From the Streptomyces sp. Sge12 genome, the window CCCGGCGGCCCCTGCCTGACCAGTTGGCCCGGCACCGGCATCGGCAAGACCAACATCACCTTCCAGGTGAAGGGCACGGACCGCGACGACAGGCCGGACCAGCAGAACCTCGACCGGGTCCAGATCGAGGTGTGGAACGCTGCCGGTGGGCCTCCGGTCTACGACCAGTGGTTCACGGCCAACAGCGATGGTGTCGTCAGCGCCGAGGTGCCCTTGACCACCTTCGCCGACGGCCAGACGTACTTCTGGCTCTCCCGCGCCACGGACAAGGACGGCGCGTGGTCGGGCAGCGGGCCGCACGAGTCCGGTAGCGGTGCCTGGTGCACCTTCACCGTCAGCCACACCGTCCCGCCGAACCCGGCCGTCTCCTCCGCCGCTTTCCCGCCCCAGGGTGACAACTTCAGCGACTGGAGCACCGAGCCCGCCAGTACGCCCGGCCAGACCTTCACCATCAAGGGCAGCGGCGCCAAGCCCGAGGACATCCGCGAGTACCAGTGGAGCCTGAACCGGCCCTCCTTCGACCAGAAGGCCGTGCCCGCTGCCGGCAGTGACGTGGCTACCGTCCCGCTCCAGGTGGACACCTCCGGTCCGAACGTCCTGTACGTCCGCACCGTCAGCAAGTCCGGCAACGTCTCCAACCAGAGCATCTACGGGTTCCTCGTCCGGCCCAGGCCCGGCCAGGACAAGCCCGGCGATGTCACCGGAGACGGCAACCCCGACCTCCTGGCCATCGACAAGGACGGCAACCTGCGCACCTACGCGGGAGACAAGGGCGGCGACACCGACGCCTTCATCCCCGGCGCGGTCGACAACGGCCAGCCCGTGGCCCCCGGGTACTGGAAGGACCCGGCCACCGGCCAGTCCGCGCTGATCGGTCACGCCACCGACTGGTACCCCGGCGACGGCCTCACCGACCTGATCGCACGGATGCCCGACGGCAAGCTCTACATCTACCCCGGCACCGGCACCGGCCAGTTCGACGTCGGCCGCCGCATGCAGATGCAGATGCCGCTCAGCGCACCCGACCCGTCCGTCTTCCGGCAGCTCGTCGTCACCGAGGACGTCGACGGCGACGGCCTGGGCGACCTGTTCGCCCTGGACGCCGACGGCTTCTGGGTGTTCTCCGGCTATACCGGCTCCAGCTTCGCCTCCTACAAGAGGATGGCCACCGGCTGGGCGGGCCGCGACATCGTCGGCGTCCGGGACGTCTCCGGGGACAAGGTCCCGGACCTGATCTTCCGGGACAACACCAACGCCAACCGCGGTCTGGCCCTGCGCAAGGGCAAGCCGGGCGTCAACGGCGGCGTCGACCTCACGTCCCTGGAGTCCAAGGCGAACTCCGAGGGCGCCGAGGACTACACCTACGCCACCAGCGGCTGGGGCAGGGCCGCCTACCCCAAGGTCCTCGGTACTCCCGATGCCAACGGTGACGGCATCCCCGACATCTGGGCCGTCGGGAACAACGAGAACCAGTGGCTCTTCCAGGGCGGAACCAGCAGTCTCGGAGGCGCCGTCGGCCGGGACGAGGACGGCTGGAACACCTTCCTGACGATCGGCTAGTCGGGACGGGCAGCCTCAACCGCGAGCGCCCTGCCGGGAGATCACTCCTGGCAGGGCGCTCCGGCGTTTCCGCTGCCATGCGCGAACGCCAGGTCGGATTCCTGCCAGCGGTGGTGATCCCGCGGGGATTTGATTGAAGCAGCAACCAATCCAATGCGGGAGGAACGACATGGACAGCAGCAGCACCGCGGCGCTGGTGACCGGTGGGAGCAGGGGGATCGGGGCGGCCGTCGCGCTGCGGCTCGCCGAGGACGGGAGGGATGTCGCGATCACCTACGTCAGCGACGCGGAGGCGGCCGCCGAGGTCGTCGGGAAGGTCGAGGCGCTCGGACGGCGGGCCGTCGCGCTGCGGGCCGACGCGGGGGACGCCGCGCAGGTCGCGAACGCCGTCGGGGAGACCGTACGGCGCTTCGGGCGGCTCGACGTGCTGGTCAACAACGCCGGCGTCGGGCTGCTCGGGCCGCTGGAGGAACTGGCTCCGGCCGACGTGGAGCGTGTGCTCGCGGTCAATGTGCGCGGGGTGTTCCACACCACCCAGGCGGCGGCCGCGCACCTGCGCTCCGGCGGGCGGATCATCACCATCGGCAGCTGCATCACCCAGCGGGTGCCGGGGCCAGGCGGGACGCTCTACGCCATGAGCAAGTCGGCGCTGATCGGGTTCAACAAGGCGCTGGCGCGGGAGTTGGGCGGGCGCGGGATCACCGCCAACATCGTGCACCCGGGGCCCGTGGACACGGGCATGAACCCGGCGGACGGCCCCTACGCGGATTCGCAGGCGGAGATGACGGCGCTCGGGCGGTTCGGTGCGCCGCGGGAGGTGGCGGCCGTGGTGGCGTTCCTGGCGGGGCCGGAGGCCTCGTACGTGACGGGGGCGGAGTTCGCGGTGGACGGCGGGCACGCCGCGTAGCCCTCCGGCCGGGCGTGCGGGCGGGATCGGGGGCGCGCCCCCGGCGGTCCGGTGCGGGCCGCCTGCACGGGGCTCCGCCCCGGACCCCGCGCCTCAAACGCCGGCGAGGCTGACCTGCGCCGGCCGAGCCGACCGACGCGCGGGCTCCGGACCGCTGACCGTCGGAGCTCGGCCCTCCCGGTGCCCGCCGCCCACGGTCGGGGGCGCCGATCGGGCAGGCCGCCCGGGCCCGGAGCGTCCGGTGCTCGGAAATGGAAGGGACGGCCCGGGCGGGGGTGCATATGCTCGCCCGGCGCGGCCGTTGACTCGCAGCGGAGCGGCATCGACGACGAGGGGAACACCGTGGACGACGTCACCGACCGGCCGGAGCAGTGCGTGGTGCTCGAGGAGATCACGGACGAGAACTGGCGGGCCGTCGCGGACGTCGCGCCGTCGGACGGCCAGCGCCGGTTCGTCGCCGCCCTCGGTGCCCGGTACTTGCTGCTCTCCCTGCGGGGCGGGCTGTGGAATTCGCTCGCGATCCGCGCCGGTGACGTGGTCGTCGGCCACGTGATGTGGGCGTACGACGAGGAAGGCGGCGCCCACTGGATCGGTGGAATGATCGTCGACGCGGCCGAGCAGCGCAGGGGCGTCGGCCGTGCCGCGATGCGGGCGCTGATCCTGCGTCTGGCCGCCCTCGCGTCCTGCCGGGAGATCCGGCTCTCGTACCACCCGGAGAACACGCCCGCCGCGCGGCTGTACGCCGAGCTCGGTTTCGTCCCCACCGGTGAATTCGAGGACGAGGAGGCCGTCGCTGCCCTCGCCGTCTCCCCCGCCGTCGCCTGAGCCGGACTCCCCCTGGCCCGTACCGGAACCACCGCGGGGCGCACCGGTACCGGTGCGCCCCGCGGGGTTGTGCCGCTTCGGGAGTGTCGGCTCCCGGGGCGGTATGGCCTAGCCGCCCAGTTCCTGGTGGCGGGCCGTCAGTGCCGCCGTGCCGGACTCCGTCAGGGAGCCGTACAGGCGCAGGCGGGAGAAGCCGCCGTCCGGGAAGATGTCGATGCGGACGTGCGTGCCGACCGCCGGGGCGTCCAGCACGAAGCGGTGGTTGGTGTCGGGCTGCAGGCGGGTGCGCGGCAGAAACTCCGTCCACTCGCCGTCCTCGCCCGTCTTGACCGACAGCGAGGCCCAGCCGGCCGAGTTGCCCTTGAGGTACGCGGTGTCGATCTCGACGGCGCGGATCTCGGACTCGGCGACGAGCTGGTAGCGGATCCAGTCGTTGCCGTTGTCGCGGCGGCGCGCGGTCTCCCAGCCGTCGTCCATCTTGCGGGAGCGGCCCGGGTTGATGGTGTTGGTCGGCGGGGAGTAGAAGCGGTTGGAGGCGTCCTGGACGGATCCGCCGTTCTCCAGTGCCGCCACGTCGAAGGAGCCGAGCGCGTCGAGCCACTTCGGGTCGGGCAGGACCTCGCCGTAGACGCGCAGGCGGGCGATGCCGCCGTCCGGGTGCTGGTTGACGCGCAGGTGCGTGAAGCGCTGCTCGGCGTCGACCTCGAAGCCGTTGGCCGCGTGGCCGCCGACCGGGGTGCGGGCGACGATGGTCGTCCACTTCACGTCGTCGCCCTGGAGCTCCTCCGGGGTCGGCGCGAGGGCGCCCGCCCAGTTGGTGGCCTCGATGGAGACGGCCTGCGGCATGTTGCCGCGGAAGTGGGCGGTGTCGACGACGATGCCGCGGATGACGCCGGGGGCGCCCAGGCGTACGAGGGCCCAGTCGTGGTCCTCGGCGGTCGGCCAGGGCTGGGTGGCGGAGATGCCGCGGCGGCGGCGGGTCTCCCAGCCGTCCATGACCTTGCCCTTGTGGCCGAAGTCCTCGGGGTCGAAGTGCGCGGCCTCGGAGATCAGCAGGTTCTCGCGCTGGGCGAAGAACTCGTCGTTGGCGGCGATGACACCGGCGCCCAGCTCCCGGGCGGCGAGGTTCGCGTACTGGGTGAACGGGAAGTCCGCGGTGCGGTAGTCCGCGTACGGGTCGCCGCCTCCGTACGGGTTCGCGTTGCCGGTGAAGGATTCAATCGCCACTGGTCAGTTCTGCCTTTCGAGGAGGAGGCCCGTGGGCTCGGTCGGGGTGCCGTGGTCGGCGATCTGCGTACCGCGCAGCCAGGTGGACTTCACGACGCCGTGCAAGGTCTTGCCCGCGTACGCCGTGACCCGGTTGCGGTGGTGGAGTTCGGCCGGATCCACAGTGAACGTTTCTTCAGGCGCGAGCACG encodes:
- a CDS encoding DNRLRE domain-containing protein, which encodes MLLAAAVAVPAGVHVVGDGASHGRPGKDVPVDEPQARRLAEESGKEVEVTAARSANTTTWAQPDGTFRKQIHSAAFRANVNGNWKPIDTALERVEGGYAAKAVNGRVFFSGGSKEQADGGERASRGVTRVALRQDTPGEVWTELVRLNTGGHDMTVSWPGTLPAPVIDGPRALYENVRPGLDLVMTAQDGGYSHLLVVKDKQAAADPLLGQLKYRLASPDMTFHLDDESDALSARDAKGEEIAGSPTPMMWDSSGKVATTDNEPAWKPTDVAKQHPTLALSGLAGAEGARLKPVAAALADNALSLTPDNALLSAAETVYPVFIDPSFKGHKHAWTLLYKTAGNSSFYNGQNYNASGTNEARVGYESSSGGTSRSIFNFDFGSQLHGAGIISASVRALQTYSWSCDQKPTDIYSTPYITSSSTWNNTTGFWTKKVATERAGYGYNSSCPDNWIAPDIKGLVSEAANARWGALSLGFAAPNESDSYYWKKFIANGETAPYIEVVYNTPPDTPIAANMQTSPGGPCLTSWPGTGIGKTNITFQVKGTDRDDRPDQQNLDRVQIEVWNAAGGPPVYDQWFTANSDGVVSAEVPLTTFADGQTYFWLSRATDKDGAWSGSGPHESGSGAWCTFTVSHTVPPNPAVSSAAFPPQGDNFSDWSTEPASTPGQTFTIKGSGAKPEDIREYQWSLNRPSFDQKAVPAAGSDVATVPLQVDTSGPNVLYVRTVSKSGNVSNQSIYGFLVRPRPGQDKPGDVTGDGNPDLLAIDKDGNLRTYAGDKGGDTDAFIPGAVDNGQPVAPGYWKDPATGQSALIGHATDWYPGDGLTDLIARMPDGKLYIYPGTGTGQFDVGRRMQMQMPLSAPDPSVFRQLVVTEDVDGDGLGDLFALDADGFWVFSGYTGSSFASYKRMATGWAGRDIVGVRDVSGDKVPDLIFRDNTNANRGLALRKGKPGVNGGVDLTSLESKANSEGAEDYTYATSGWGRAAYPKVLGTPDANGDGIPDIWAVGNNENQWLFQGGTSSLGGAVGRDEDGWNTFLTIG
- a CDS encoding 3-oxoacyl-ACP reductase family protein codes for the protein MDSSSTAALVTGGSRGIGAAVALRLAEDGRDVAITYVSDAEAAAEVVGKVEALGRRAVALRADAGDAAQVANAVGETVRRFGRLDVLVNNAGVGLLGPLEELAPADVERVLAVNVRGVFHTTQAAAAHLRSGGRIITIGSCITQRVPGPGGTLYAMSKSALIGFNKALARELGGRGITANIVHPGPVDTGMNPADGPYADSQAEMTALGRFGAPREVAAVVAFLAGPEASYVTGAEFAVDGGHAA
- a CDS encoding GNAT family N-acetyltransferase; this translates as MDDVTDRPEQCVVLEEITDENWRAVADVAPSDGQRRFVAALGARYLLLSLRGGLWNSLAIRAGDVVVGHVMWAYDEEGGAHWIGGMIVDAAEQRRGVGRAAMRALILRLAALASCREIRLSYHPENTPAARLYAELGFVPTGEFEDEEAVAALAVSPAVA
- the alc gene encoding allantoicase, encoding MAIESFTGNANPYGGGDPYADYRTADFPFTQYANLAARELGAGVIAANDEFFAQRENLLISEAAHFDPEDFGHKGKVMDGWETRRRRGISATQPWPTAEDHDWALVRLGAPGVIRGIVVDTAHFRGNMPQAVSIEATNWAGALAPTPEELQGDDVKWTTIVARTPVGGHAANGFEVDAEQRFTHLRVNQHPDGGIARLRVYGEVLPDPKWLDALGSFDVAALENGGSVQDASNRFYSPPTNTINPGRSRKMDDGWETARRRDNGNDWIRYQLVAESEIRAVEIDTAYLKGNSAGWASLSVKTGEDGEWTEFLPRTRLQPDTNHRFVLDAPAVGTHVRIDIFPDGGFSRLRLYGSLTESGTAALTARHQELGG